The Hippopotamus amphibius kiboko isolate mHipAmp2 chromosome 3, mHipAmp2.hap2, whole genome shotgun sequence genomic interval ccgtgtcccctgcattggcaggtggattcttaaccactgcgccaccagggaaccccGATTAATAACAACTCTTACATGGCAGTTGTGACAAGCTGTGGAATGTTCCGTgcctgtgtgtatatgttaactgATTTAATCCTTACCAGAGCCCTAGAAGATAGACACTATTATAACCAGCCCCATGCTGcctgtgaggaaacagaggcactgaGACATTACATGGCACCTGGAGGAGCTGGGATCTGAATCCAAGTGTTtcctttgtgtgtttttttgtttgtttgtttgtttgttttttgccacgccctgtggcatgcgggatcttagttccctgaccagagatcgaacccgtgccccctccagtggaagtgcagagtcctaaccactggaccaccagggaagtccctttcctctTTGATCTTAACCACATGCTCTGCTGCCTCTCAATAGCCATCAGTTATTATTAGCAGTTTTAACCAACATTTACCGAGTGTGTAACTTTCGTGATTTCGTTGAAACCTTGCAACAGACCTATAGGATGAGACTGTGTTTCCAGTTTGGCAGAGGGGATaagggacttgctcaaggtcacagagccggTGAGAGGCCAAGCCAGGCTACACCATCTCCAGGGCCTCAGCTCGGCACCATGTCCCTATGCTGGCCATAATGCTCAGCTCCGCGCATCCCATGGGACATTTTGGCGATGCTTAGTAGTTTGGAATAAGATTTTCATGCTCTCTCTCAAAGCCTCCTCTGGGCTCTGGTTTGCCTGCTGCCTTGTTCCTGGACGTAGGGTTCAACTTCCTGGCCTTTCCCACCCTGTCAGGGCCTGGGAGGGTAAGTGGTTTGAACAAGATCTTCTTGTGAGAGTTCAGTTTGCCCCCTGTGTGGCCTCAGCAGGGGGCTAGGGGGCAGCCAGAAGGCAGGCGGAGGGAGAGGGACATGGCAGGCGTCATCTACCATCTTCATAGGGTGTGAGGATGCTTTGAGAGGGAGAGTCCTGAGATCCTTTGATACATAGATGCTGAAACACAGGCAGAGCAAGGGCAGGGGAATTATACAAAGTCAGCAGGGAGTCCTACAGAGTCAGGAGCAGAGGGAGAACTTGCCCTGGATCTCTGGACTCCCAGGCCTGGCCTCTTCCACAGCATCCTGCCAAACTCTCCCCTCTGGAAGGAAGTTGGCCTTATATATACCCTTCCTGGCCTGCTTTACCAGAGTCCTTGAGACTGGCTGAGGACTGGTTGCCATAGAGATGGCGGGACGGGCAGTTCCAAGGTtggcagatgggggtgggggatgcgGCAAGACACCAATATGCTAAACACCCACCAACAGTCGGTCAGGACCGCATCGAGGAGACCAGGGCAAGACACACGACAGCAGGCTCCAAGGACGGTCACAGGTCTGCTCCAGCTTCTCTCAAGCATCCCCCAAGCTGAGCAGGTGAGGGAGGCCCCGTGGGGGGACTGCCAACTGCCCAGAGGCAGGCTGGTTCTCTGGGGTGGGGAGTCCAGGAAGGAGGCCCTTGAGAAGCCACGAGGTGGGCACTGAGGCCCAGGGGAGAGTCAGGGAGGCCCCAGATGGACAGGGACTACGGGGAGGCCTAAAGGATGAGGGGTGGAGGTGAGGACGACGCCCAGGGATGACTCCCAGGCTTCTAAGGGAGCAATTTTGGCAACACTACGGGAGGATCAGGGTTTCAGGAAAGAGAATGAGTTTTTCCCACCTTGGCTTAGCAAGTCCAGGGCTCTATGGGGCATTCAGAAGAGCTGTCCAGGGCCCAGAGGCAGTACAGTGCAGTGGTGACAGATCTGGGCTCTGAGGAGAGACTCAAAACATTCAGCTTCTGGCTCCACTTACCGACGGTGTGACCTTTGTCAAGTGATGTCACCTCTGTGATCCCCAGTGTTCTCATCTGCGTGATGGGGTGATAGTAAGTATCTACCCTGTGAGGTCCTCGGGAAGGTTAAACGACTTGATGTGTAAAAGTCCCGAGCACCCAGTAGGTGCTCGATAAACAGCAGCTGCTGCTATTTTCCTATGAATAATTCAGGTTGCAATCAGTCGGTTTCAGGGGTAACGAGGACCCAGAGGGGCCAGGCTGGACAGAAGAGGAgggtccagggacttccctggcggtccagcggttaggactccgagcttccactgcaggtttgatccctggtcggggaactacgaTCCCGCGTGCCcagtggcgcagccaaaaaacaaacagaaaattagaaaaaaaaggagcGTCCCCTGGGGGTGCTGCTCAGAGCTGggcctcctctcctgcctttgCCCAGGGGAGTCTTGGGAGCGGTGATGCTGTAATTCAGAGCCAGCAGCAGAGGTCTCGGAGCGCAGGGCAGACGGCAAAGAAGGACCGGAGGCTCAGGGGCCGGAACAAGAAAGGGCAAGGCTCTGCTGAGGCTGAGGAGTAAGCCGCTGTGGAAGGGTAGGGGGGATGCTGGGTGCCAGGCCCCGCTGGGGGCCGCTGCGCAGACCCTGAGCCCtgtcccctgccctctccctcctcagtCTCGTCCCCTCTCCTCCTCGGAaaccctccttccccttccagtGGGCCTGGGAGAGCTTCACCTCAGATGGCCGGGCTCTGCTTCAGCCAGGCTCCACCTCGGCTCCTGGCCACCAAGCCCTGCCCTTGCCCTCAGAGGCCCAGCAGCACAAGTCCAGGCGCAAGTCCACGGCCAACCTCCCGGAGGCCCATGGCTTCTGCTGGAAGACAGAGGCGCCAAACCTGGAGAGGGGACAGCACCTCAGGGCCTGTAGCTGCATCCCCATCCCTCCAGGCAACGAGGGGAGCCAAGCGCTGGAGCCGCCTGGGAAGAGCTCGCCATTGGGGTCGGAGTCCGAGGAGGCTGAGCAAGAGGGCCCAGGTGCTGAGGAGGCCAAGAGGGGTCTGAGCCCTGGGGAACTGCCCCAGCTCCCCAGAAGGGGGTCGATCCTAGAGGAGGAGCTGTCTGCAGAGGCCATGGAGGAGGCCGAGGAGGGCGAGCACAGGGCCTCCCAGAGAAGGAGGGCGGGCTCTCGAAGAAAGGGGCGGAATTCTGGCGAGGAGGCCTGGGACGAGAGTGAGCTGCGGGGCCAGGGGAGCGGCTCCTGCTCCAACAACCTCCGAGGACCGCAGAGGAGGAAGACAAGGGCCAAGGAGCCGGAGGGGCCGTGGGACCTGGACAAGCTGCAGAGGCAGCTGCAGCTGGAGCTGGACGGTGGTGAGTGTGGGGCTCAAGGCCCGGGTTTCCCACGGAGGTGCAGAGTGCGGAGGGGGCCAGAGCCAGTGACctagctgggctgggctgggctccaggTGCAGGGAGGGATTGCCGCAGGGCCCAGGAGAGACGGCAGTACCTGACGTGTCCCTCTGTGGACAGGCCCCGAGAAGCAGCCCTGGAAGGCTTTGCGGGCtgctgttcaggcctcctgctggAGCAAGAAGGCCCATGCCTTGGGAGATGATGAGACTTTCCTGTTTGCAAACTTCCCAAACCGCACCTTCCACAAACGACAGGAGGCCACCAGGTGAGGTGGAGAAGAAGGAGGGTGGGAGCAAAGCACAGGGACTAGAGAAGGAGATAGTTCTCCAAGAGACAGTCACTCATTCAtcctctcattcattctttcatttagccATTCACCAGTCTTTCTGATTATCCAATCACTTGCCCATTCAATAATCCATGCAccttccatctatccatccaccatgcatgcatgcatgcatccatccaccatgcatccatgcatccatccaccatccatgcacccatccatccatccatccaccatgcatgcacccatccacccaccgtgcatgcatccatccaccatccatgcacccatccatccatccaccatgcatgcatgcatccattcatccaccatccatgcacccatccatccatccatccatccaccatgcatccatctatccatccaccatccatgcacccatccatccatccatccaccatgcatccatgcatccatgcatGAGTCCATCCCTCCATCTGCTTGGCCAACACTTTATTGACAGAAGCcacttttcattcatttcccaTCTTCTATCCATTCATTAATCTATTTGCTAAGTGATTAATGCAACACATATCGAGTATCTGTTCATTGGTCCTCAGGATATAAAGGTAAGACAGATGGGCAAAACAGTGACAATGGCAGCAGAGTTAGATCCTTACTGTACTTGGGGCTTGAACAAGAGACAGCGGGAGCAGAGGGGaagactggggtgggggctgttgGCAGTGTCTAGGTGAGGGTCAATGAGGGCTTGTATCAGGTGGCCATGTGAGTAAACAGGgggatttatttaaaagatatttggaGGCTGGCTCAGTGCGACTTGGTGACCAGTTAGAAGTGGTAGATGAGAATCCATTTGGCATCCTGATAGCACGCTTCAAGTCTTATCCTGTCATCCCACCTTGAGATCTTTCCATGATTCCCTGTGCCCTTAGGACAAAGCCCAGATTCCTTGCTAAGGTGCTGGGCAGTTTGTCCATCCCTTTGGACAGATTGAAGACTCCTCCAGGGAAGGTGCCAGATCTTTTTGATCGCAGCCCCCATTTGGTGCCCTAAAAGGACGTGGCACATAGTTGGTGCTCCGTAAACATGTGCTGAGTGTATGTCTGCATTTACCCCTCtatttgtccatctgtccatctttCTATCTGACCATGATTCAACTTGTGCACGAACTCACTGATATTGAGTTTCTGTATATGTTAGGcaatgtgctaggtgctggggatccCTTGGGGGTGAAGAGGACAGATAAAGAATCCTGCCCTCATGAGGCTTACGTTCTACTTGGGAAGAAggataattaataaagaaatgaacaaaatgtaTAGCTAGAGACGGAAAATCCCTGGGTGGTAGACGGGGTGCTGAGGTTTAATTTTTTCTGATCTTTAAGCAAAAACCTGATTGACCAGAGGAACTGACCATCAGATCTGGGGGAAGAATGTTCCAGGTGGATCTGGGTGCTGTCCATTCCACCATCCACACCATTCATCCATTCCTTCATCCACCCATTGATCCCATCACCATTTGTCTCTCTtttccatccattcatccttctGTCCCTCAAATCCATAGGCATTACCCTAGCTCCTACCAGATATGGgggtcagagagaaaaaagatctgGACCCTCCCCTCAAGGAGAGCTGCTTTGAAAGGGGGAGTTGGCAATACAGGTGAGGTCATGGGTGTGTGTGCCAAGCTCCACGAGGCTGAGGACGGTCAGAGGTGGGGCATGCCACTGGCTAGAGTAGGCAGGAGGCTTCCAGAAAGAGTAGGGAAAGCCCTTGAGCTGGCCCCGAGGGCTTAGCCCCCAGAGGCAGTCTCCATCCTGTCCGACTTTTCCACGACAAACCCCATTGCCCAGGCCCCTGGCTCTCTGGGCtgcagcagcccctccctccagccccccatATCCCCCTACCTGCCCCTGGCCCTCCATGAGGCTCCTGTTCCCTGCAGACTTCTCCCACCCcgcttcctttcttctccccacccaAGAAACCTGCTGCAGGCCTGGGAGCGGCAGCAGCAGGAGGAACAGCAGCAGGCAGAGCTGCGGCGGGCCCGGGAGCAGCGGGTACAGAAGCAAGTGGCTCGCTGCCTGGCAGCCTACGCACCCAGAGGgagccgggggccgggggctgctCCGCGCAAGCTggaggagctgaggtaggatgcccggggctggggaggtggggggatgggggttgCCTGGAGGAAAGAGGGCAGGGCGTTGGTGCTGTGTGTCAG includes:
- the TSGA10IP gene encoding testis-specific protein 10-interacting protein — encoded protein: MRQDTNMLNTHQQSVRTASRRPGQDTRQQAPRTVTGLLQLLSSIPQAEQGSLGSGDAVIQSQQQRSRSAGQTAKKDRRLRGRNKKGQGSAEAEDLVPSPPRKPSFPFQWAWESFTSDGRALLQPGSTSAPGHQALPLPSEAQQHKSRRKSTANLPEAHGFCWKTEAPNLERGQHLRACSCIPIPPGNEGSQALEPPGKSSPLGSESEEAEQEGPGAEEAKRGLSPGELPQLPRRGSILEEELSAEAMEEAEEGEHRASQRRRAGSRRKGRNSGEEAWDESELRGQGSGSCSNNLRGPQRRKTRAKEPEGPWDLDKLQRQLQLELDGGPEKQPWKALRAAVQASCWSKKAHALGDDETFLFANFPNRTFHKRQEATRNLLQAWERQQQEEQQQAELRRAREQRVQKQVARCLAAYAPRGSRGPGAAPRKLEELRRQERQRFAEYQAELQGIQHRVQARPYLFQQAMQANARLTVTRRFSQVLSALGLDEEQLLAEEGKGDTGGTPRKSRNQRSVGARMEHSPQSPPKTEPTGSQPEEHSTPSPDEESSP